Sequence from the Ammospiza nelsoni isolate bAmmNel1 chromosome 7, bAmmNel1.pri, whole genome shotgun sequence genome:
AAGATGCAGGATGAGCGTGCCCGGGCCATAGGGTAATGCACAGCAGTGGGGGCTCGGGGACCCACCACCCCAGCAGAGCCACTCGCACTGCACGTCCATGGGTTCTGGTCCTTGGGCTGAGTCCCTGCCAAAGGGCTTTCCCAGCACCTTTGGGCcccactggcagctggggcttCCCCAGACAAGTCCCATGTGTCTCCAAGAAGGGTTTCCATCTGCAGCCCCAAGCTGCATGTGGCCACTTGGGGCCGAGGACAAAGCCCTGCCTGTCTCAGGGGTTCTGTCAGAGCAGGCTGGGGTGCTGGTGTTGCTCGAGGTCACTGGGTTGGCTTATACCCtcacagcagggccagagccCGAGGTGAGGggcacagtggagctgcagTCATAGTCCAGGTCCACCACGGCATGGGAGCTGGCAATGAGGCTGTTCAGAGACGGTCCTGTCTGCCGCTCTCGGAAACTCTGGATGTAGCTCTGTGAGAGAGGAACAGAAAGTGAggggggctctgctcctggacCACTCCACCCCATCCTAAATGCTGCTGaagcccctccctgcccccccCCTCAAAAACAGCCCAGTGAAATTCCCAGCACTCAGGCCCTCCACTAGCTGgccacagcagggagcacagtCTTATCCCTCCCCTGGGCATTTTGCACCTTGCCTACTGCTTATTTCTGCTATGCCAACAGTGCTCTTGGCCAGCAGTTTCCATTTGCTTGCAAAGGCTGAAGTGCTCCATGGTAGGAATGGCCCATTCCAACCTGAGTTGCTCAATCCCTGGGACACCCCAATCCCCAGTCTCATCCCTCGAGAAGCTCAGATGTTGGCTGGTGCCTGGGCACCTCTCCATGCCCCAACCCCCAGTGTGGAGAAGGAATGAGTGTGGAGACTGGGGGAGATCTCTACCCTGGCTGCGGGACTCACGGGGGAGAGCACGTCCCCATCAAAGCGGCGCACAGGGTTGGGCTTGCGGCGGTAAGCAGGCTCGGGGGGGTGGGCCTTGtgctggtggggtggggggtggTGGGGTCTCcgcttcttcttcttctcctttcgGTCCTCCCGCTGCTTGATGCGCATCAGCTGCacgcggcgctgctgccggctGATGATCACTGTGGAGCAAAGCGGCCTGTGAGCACTGGGGAGCACATCCAAACGATCCCCACAGCCAAACCAGCACCAGCTTTGTGCAACCAGGTCTCCCTTGGGTAGTGTGCCACCACAGAGTCCTGAACCCCGTATCTGATCTTGTGAACTGCATGCTGGAAACATCCACCCCAGTCCCCAGGTTCCCAGTTCCTACACTCCCCCTGTGCCATGCCCATCTGCCACACTCCCCACACACCTTCTGTATGGGAGTAGCCCTCAGCTGTgaccttccactggaccaggaCACCCAGTGTGGTGAGGAGCGGCCAGATGCCCAGGATGACCCAGCTGTACCAGCACACGGGGCGAGCAGGGGCCACCTTGATGCGCTCATAGATGTACTGCACCAGGAGGAAGAGCTCGATGAAGTAGTCGACAGTGACGGTCATGATGGCACTGCCGAAGACGGCGGTGGAGAGGGTGGTGAAGAAGCGCTGCCACTGCAGTGTGAGGACAGCAAAGAGCATGCCCACCCCCAAGAGCAGTGCGATGGGGATCCACACCGTTGGTGGGTGGTAGAATTGCTCCATCACCACCAGTGTGGCCaccgccagcagcagccccaggagcagccccaccatGAAGAGGCCAACGCTGCGCACCAGCATGGTGACCAGCCCACACAAGACCCCAATGCCCAACCCAATGCCCACTGAGGCCTCCACGCTCAGCTGTGTGTCCAGCACCCGCTCCTTGTAGCACAGCATGAAGATGATGATAGAGCCGAACATCAGCCCCGTCAGGAACATGACAGCCTTGAAGCACCGGTAGCCTGTGGAGAGACCACCATAGTCAGGGAGGGGATGGCCAGCAccccccagctcccctctgccctcctccccACTTGCCCCACCAGCTGTTGGGCTGGCCTGGCTCACCGAAGAAGCAGTAGATGATGCCAAAAAGGCAGCACATGGCGCACACCACTGAGGGCACCACCTGGTAGCGACGCTCAatttcctgctggcagctgtgcccccacTCCTGGCCTGGCTCGTGCGGCAGCAGCTTGAACCGCAGTGTCTGCACAGTTGCAGTCATGGCTCTGGAGACTCCTGGGAGAGGCATCAGAATCTCCACTCCTGCCTCATAGCCCGCCAGCAGAACTGTGTCCCGGCACCCGCCCCACCTGGCGGGAGAGAGACAAGGAGAATGGAGGAACTGGTGGCACATGCCCGGCAGCCATCCCACCACTCACCACTGGCTACCAGAAATCCTGCTCTGTCCCCCCACTGTGTGGGTAGGAACAGAGGGAATGGGGGAACAGCCTCATCAGTGGGGGTGCAGACAGTCACCCAACCTGTGGCTGAAGGGATGTGCTGTCCCCAGAGAATCTGCCTGTGTCCCTGGGAGCTTCGTGTCGCTTAATAATTTGTCTGTGACTTCAATTTCCTGCCCATGCCTCTCCGGCACCCTTTCCCTGTTCGATTACCAGGAGACTTCCACAACTTGGTATTTTCTGCCTGTGAAGTAATTATGCTCAGTAATTAAGTCACCCCTCAGTCTTCTATTTTTATAGGCTAAACAGATTGAGCTCTTTAAGCTTGTACTCCAAGGCATTTTCTCCAATCCTCTAATCATATTTCTGGctatttttcatctcttctccagctctcaCTGTCCTTGTAAAAACAAATTGGGCCTTCATGCTAGATCCAGCCCTCCCATGCCAATCCATGGGGCTGGAAGGGCACCAGCTGtagctggcactgccccttaCCCAGGGCTCACCCGTAACACTGTGGCTACGCCGGGATGCTGAGCAAACAGTTACCGGGCCCCCTGCAGCGCCTACACAGATGGAGGGGTCATAATCCCCTGCAAAGACTGATCCA
This genomic interval carries:
- the TMEM198 gene encoding transmembrane protein 198, whose protein sequence is MPLPGVSRAMTATVQTLRFKLLPHEPGQEWGHSCQQEIERRYQVVPSVVCAMCCLFGIIYCFFGYRCFKAVMFLTGLMFGSIIIFMLCYKERVLDTQLSVEASVGIGLGIGVLCGLVTMLVRSVGLFMVGLLLGLLLAVATLVVMEQFYHPPTVWIPIALLLGVGMLFAVLTLQWQRFFTTLSTAVFGSAIMTVTVDYFIELFLLVQYIYERIKVAPARPVCWYSWVILGIWPLLTTLGVLVQWKVTAEGYSHTEVIISRQQRRVQLMRIKQREDRKEKKKKRRPHHPPPHQHKAHPPEPAYRRKPNPVRRFDGDVLSPSYIQSFRERQTGPSLNSLIASSHAVVDLDYDCSSTVPLTSGSGPAVRV